The ANME-2 cluster archaeon sequence AAACACCAAAAATAAAATACCGGACCCAATCCTCAATTTATCCATCGGCACCATTGTCTGCAACTTCCCCCCAATAGCAACACCCAGCGCACTTACCAGCCCCAGCCCCAGCACTGCACCCAGGAACACCATTATAGGGGCATGGTACTGG is a genomic window containing:
- a CDS encoding TMEM165/GDT1 family protein codes for the protein QYHAPIMVFLGAVLGLGLVSALGVAIGGKLQTMVPMDKLRIGSGILFLVFGVLFLLRG